The genomic interval GTTCTGTCCGATGGGAAGCCCGGAAGGTAGCATATTTTGGCCTACCGGCTTAGGGACGGGGATAAAAAGGGTGTTAAGAAATGAATACGTCTAATTATCAAATAGTTAGATATTTATTTATTCATAATACTGAGTATAAAAAACGACAAGGCCCACCTTTTCGCCTGTTTTGGCTTCTTTACCTACCTTTAGCCAAATACCCTTCCATTATGATACGTTTTGGCGCATTTCTGGCTTTTGCCCTGGTCCTGTTTTTCCCCCTTTCTTTGGTCGCCAATATCCGTCTCCCTGCCATATTTGGGGATAATATGGTCCTCCAGCAGAACAGCCGGGTACGCATCTGGGGCTGGGGTGACCCGGGGGAAAAGGTATTTATCACTTCAGGCTGGAGTCCCCATGCCGATTCGGTCGTAGTAAACAGCGATGGTAAATGGGAAATCCGCATTCAGGCACCGCCTGCGGGTGGGCCGTGGAATCTGACATTAAAAGGCTGGAACACGATACAGTTAAAAAACCTGATGTCCGGCGAAGTCTGGCTTTGCAGTGGCCAATCGAATATGGAATGGAGTACGAGCAACAAGAACAAACAGATTCTTGAGGAACTGCCCAATAGTGCCAATGATCAGATCCGGCTTTTCCATATACCACGTACAACCGCAGAAACCCCACAAGATAATTGCGAAGGGGAATGGATGGTTTGCGGTCCGGAAACATTAAAGGGTTTTAGTGCCGTTGGTTATTTTTTTGGAAAACAATTACAGGAAAAATTGGGTGTACCGGTAGGTCTGGTCATGTCTGCCTGGGGTGGAACACCCGTGGAGCCCTGGACTCCGGCGGCTGTAATCGAGAATAACCGGGTCATGAAACAATGGGCCGATATGCTTCGCCCCAATCCCTGGGGTCCTCATCGTCCGGGTGTTTTGTATAATGGCATGATCGCTCCGGTTATCAAATT from Chitinophagales bacterium carries:
- a CDS encoding sialate O-acetylesterase, whose translation is MIRFGAFLAFALVLFFPLSLVANIRLPAIFGDNMVLQQNSRVRIWGWGDPGEKVFITSGWSPHADSVVVNSDGKWEIRIQAPPAGGPWNLTLKGWNTIQLKNLMSGEVWLCSGQSNMEWSTSNKNKQILEELPNSANDQIRLFHIPRTTAETPQDNCEGEWMVCGPETLKGFSAVGYFFGKQLQEKLGVPVGLVMSAWGGTPVEPWTPAAVIENNRVMKQWADMLRPNPWGPHRPGVLYNGMIAPVIKFDFAGVIWYQGESNTGTYQGYATTFTGMIGSWREMAQKNLPFYYVQIAPYAYSGVNTGALLQEQQTRTLGLGNTGMVVITDLVDDVKNIHPENKKDVSLRLANLALAKTYHLPITGYQSPIYQRMEIRKNEVSLYFDHAEEGLMIKGKTATEFFIAGEDKVFQPAEVKVVGNKVIVKNKKIPQPVAVRYGFGNTSIGNVFSKSGLPVTPFRTDNWE